The Salvelinus namaycush isolate Seneca chromosome 8, SaNama_1.0, whole genome shotgun sequence genome has a segment encoding these proteins:
- the LOC120052441 gene encoding histone-lysine N-methyltransferase, H3 lysine-79 specific-like isoform X1 — MGEKLELKLKSPVGAEAAGYSWPLPVYDKHHDAAHEIIETIRWVCEEIPDLKLAMENYVLIDYDTKSFESMQRLCDKYNRAIDSIHQLWKGTTPPLKLNKRPSNGLLRHILQQVYNHSVTDPEKLNNYEPFSPEVYGETSFDLVAQIINEMEMMEDDTFVDLGSGVGQVVLQVAAATNCKHYFGVEKADIPATYAESMDKEFKRWMKWYGKKHGDYSLERGDFLSEVWKERIANTSSVIFVNNFAFGPEVDHQLKERFANMKEGGKIVSSKPFAPLNFRINSRNLSDIGTIMRVVELSPLRGSVSWTGKPVSYYLHTIDRTILENYFHSLKNPKLREEQEAARRRQEKNSKSNSATPTKAKEHKDSCEEVERPGLLAVVKAPPKPRRAKLLNKGRKLSARKRGRPKKAAVAAAERKSKSSQSALDLLHAKTLSAAPPQDAYRSPQSPFYQLPPKVQHYASGQLLLGPSPPGLQQLLDNIKVQYLQFMAYMKTPQYRNNLQQVLEQEKLKHRGLSGQAEHLQTACQTHKEKIKGLFHHKLDELGVKALTMEDLLEAQKEISAHNRQLKEQTKHLERDMAELRDHSLLLLKSRCEELKLDWSSLCLESLLKEKQALRRQISEKQRHCLELQIIIVELEKSQRQQELLQLKSYSPCEGSLYHKGLPGLEALPRPPLDHHTPKLSLAAAGLNSLSPELSINSIASPCFHRDGGGIKGELLSRYLPISPDHEIVPPTPDARHRQLGHPLPDYTRYSPAKIALRRHLNQDSSMAHFRGLGFTGLRDMVAVTSPLGAKLSCLSPNSSDSPQNNTPRSAERGGQGDTITSLPISIPLSTVHPSKLPVSIPLASVVLPSRAERLRSTPSPLSQTGQTNGYSSSSGLMNGGSHSEDQDSAALSPPPHGAPLTGPTQGHSPPLSTGGVLQYADGPPRILPEDWAERHGESDSEPQDSESRRRVFFSSSSSSSSSSSSGGAATRLHLGSARQGKHHHGNHNTNNHHHSPGSQHTHSHGHGLQEGRKRGRRKRSSTGAQLASGSPKRRSFPALSSTSQPSGSPLNINSMVNNINQPLEIAAISSPEQSGCSPCGPDMDQPPVLKRERPLEINGSGHYSSAPSSDDDSGYPADSSSSRIERKIATISLESRDGAGRPGNSERGRKSGGSSGNSTGSEVSSSSSSSNSKWKSTFSPISDTKQPPGELRQEGSPFGMGREPPGLGTDSDSDHKPQQRGGESSASSYIPPSPFLSQEAGGRPGAGPQGGSSSERQAMPKQKPRGEWELKTSSSLGNSQNLFISAAASGGILSRKVGGSPVAVSSASGASVGQYLGAQFPLGGASVLQSLFGAQTPSTSVSGASRLVNGHSSLGSFSSAGLAGGAAGGIFHHVVPSVSSHQFGAVLPATGGLSSLLSLSSQQHHHIAPHSCSSFLASVSSTIPLPLSQAQHSRTQTVLHTPLPPMRSLPPPPPLLNVSYSSSVPFSSEPTSLQHQRAQSSSISLSGSSAAASSPLPPSSRNFTVHHPPHLLPPTPASISGGGGIMWRTLGLPASYMSSSQHTGSRPR, encoded by the exons ATGGGAGAAAAGCTAGAACTCAAGCTGAAGTCGCCAGTTGGAGCAGAAGCTGCTGGCTACTCGTGGCCATTACCAGTATAC GATAAACACCATGATGCTGCTCATGAAATCATTGAGACCATTCG TTGGGTGTGTGAGGAGATCCCAGACCTTAAGCTGGCCATGGAGAACTATGTCCTCATCGACTACGACACCAAGAG TTTTGAGAGTATGCAAAGACTTTGTGACAAATACAACAGAGCCATCGACAGCATCCACCAGCTG TGGAAAGGCACCACCCCGCCCCTGAAGCTGAACAAGCGACCGTCCAACGGGCTGCTCAGGCATATCCTGCAGCAGGTGTACAACCACTCGGTCACGGACCCAGAGAAGCTCAACAACTATGAGCCATTCTCCCCCGAGGTGTACGGTGAGACTTCCTTTGACCTGGTGGCCCAGATCATCAACGAGATGGAAATGATGGAGGACGACACCTTCGTAGACCTCGGCAGCG GAGTGGGACAAGTGGTGCTGCAGGTTGCTGCAGCAACAAACTGTAAACACTACTTTGGTGTGGAGAAGGCAGACATTCCAGCCACTTATGCGGAG TCCATGGACAAAGAATTTAAGAGGTGGATGAAGTGGTATGGGAAGAAACATGGGGACTACTCG CTGGAGAGGGGTGATTTCCTGTCTGAGGTGTGGAAGGAAAGGATAGCCAACACAAG TAGTGTTATTTTTGTGAACAACTTTGCTTTTGGTCCAGAGGTTGATCACCAGCTGAAGGAGCGCTTTGCTAACATGAAGGAAG GTGGGAAAATTGTATCCTCAAAACCTTTTGCACCTCTAAATTTTAGAATCAACAGTCGAAACTTGAGTG ACATTGGCACAATAATGAGAGTCGTGGAGTTGTCTCCGTTGAGGGGTTCAGTGTCCTGGACGGGAAAGCCAGTTTCCTACTACCTTCATACGATAGACCGCACCATA CTTGAAAACTATTTTCATAGTCTCAAAAATCCTAAACTCAGG GAGGAGCAAGAAGCAGCTAGGCGTCGTCAAGAAAAGAATAGTAAAAGCAACAGCGCCACGCCAACCAAGGCAAAGGAGCACAAG GATTCCTGTGAGGAGGTTGAGCGACCAGGCCTGTTGGCAGTCGTGAAGGCGCCACCCAAACCGCGGCGCGCCAAACTCCTCAACAAGGGCCGCAAGCTGAGTGCTCGGAAGCGCGGGCGTCCCAAGAAGGCTGCTGTGGCCGCAGCTGAGCGAAAGAGCAAGAGCAGCCAGAGTGCCCTGGATCTGCTGCATGCCAAGACCCTCTCAGCAGCACCCCCTCAGG ATGCATACAGGTCACCTCAAAGTCCCTTCTACCAGCTACCTCCCAAAGTTCAGCACTATGCGTCTGGCCAACTTCTGCTGGGCCCCAGTCCTCCTGGTCTACAACAGCTTCTAG ACAACATTAAagtccagtacctccagttcATGGCCTACATGAAGACACCTCAGTACCGCAACAACCTGCAGCAAGTCCTGGAGCAGGAAAAG ctcAAACACAGAGGGCTTTCTGGGCAGGCGGAGCATCTGCAGACTGCTTGTCAGACCCACAAAGAGAAAATCAAAGGGCTCTTCCACCACAAACTGGATGAG CTGGGAGTGAAGGCCCTCACCATGGAGGACCTATTGGAGGCCCAGAAGGAGATCTCGGCCCACAACCGTCAACTGAAGGAGCAGACCAAGCATCTGGAGAGGGACATGGCCGAGCTGAGGGATCACAGCCTGCTCCTG TTGAAGTCTCGGTGTGAGGAGCTGAAGCTGGACTGGAGCTCTCTGTGTCTTGAGAGCCTGCTGAAGGAGAAGCAGGCCCTGCGTAGACAGATCTCAGAGAAACAGCGCCACTGCCTCGAGCTGCAG ATCATCATCGTGGAACTGGAGAAGAGTCAGAGGCAACAGGAGCTGCTCCAGCTCAAGTCCTACAGTCCCTGTGAGGGCTCCCTCTACCACAAGGGCCTCCCCGGCCTGGAGGCCCTCCCTCGTCCTCCCCTGGACCACCACACCCCCAAACTCAGCCTGGCTGCGGCCGGCCTCAACAGTCTTAGCCCCGAGCTGTCCATCAACAGCATCGCCTCGCCCTGCTTCCACAGGGATGGTGGGGGGATCAAGGGAGAGCTGCTCTCCCGCTACCTGCCCATCTCGCCCGACCACGAGATTGTACCCCCCACCCCGGATGCCCGGCACAGGCAGCTGGGTCACCCCCTCCCCGACTACACCCGCTACTCCCCAGCTAAGATCGCCCTGCGCAGACACCTGAACCAGGACTCTAGTATGGCACACTTCAGAGGCCTGGGCTTCACTGGTCTCAG GGATATGGTTGCTGTCACCTCTCCATTAGGAGCTAAACTGAGCTGCCTCTCTCCCAACTCATCAGACAGTCCGCAGAACAACACACCCAGGAGTGCTGAGAGG GGGGGCCAGGGTGACACCATCACCAGCCTGCCCATCAGTATCCCCCTCAGCACGGTGCACCCCAGCAAGCTCCCTGTTAGCATCCCCCTGGCCAGTGTGGTGCTGCCCAGCCGAGCTGAGAGACTG AGGAGCACACCGAGTCCTTTGTCCCAGACGGGCCAGACCAACG GCTACTCCTCTAGCTCAGGGCTGATGAACGGAGGCTCTCACTCTGAGGACCAGGACAGTGctgccctctcccctccccctcacgGTGCCCCTCTAACGGGACCAACACAAGGCCACAGCCCCCCTCTCAGCACCGGGGGGGTCCTCCAGTACGCTGACGGCCCCCCCAGAATCCTCCCTGAGGACTGGGCCGAGCGGCACGGCGAGTCTGACTCTGAGCCCCAGGACAGCGAGTCCAGACGCCGCGTGTTCTTCTCTtcgtcctcctcgtcctcctcttcatcctcttcaGGGGGTGCAGCGACTCGCCTACACCTCGGCTCGGCCAGGCAGGGCAAGCATCACCACGGCAACCACAACACCAATAACCACCACCACTCGCCGGGCTCCCAGCACACACACTCCCACGGCCATGGATTACAAGAGGGGCGCAAGCGTGGGAGGAGAAAGCGCAGCTCCACGGGGGCTCAACTTGCCAGCGGCTCCCCAAAGAGGAGGTCCTTTCCTGCGCTCAGCTCCACCAGCCAACCCTCAGGATCCCCACTCAACATCAACTCCATG GTGAACAACATAAACCAGCCTCTGGAGATCGCTGCCATTTCTTCCCCGGAGCAGTCTGGTTGTAGCCCCTGTGGGCCAGACATGGACCAGCCCCCCGTACTGAAGAGAGAACGCCCTCTGGAGATCAACGGCTCAGGACACTACTCCTCTGCACCCAGCTCCGACGACGACTCTGGCTACCCTGCTGACAGCTCCAGCTCAAG AATTGAAAGGAAGATTGCCACTATTTCCTTGGAGAGCAGAGATGGAGCAGGCAGACCAGGGAACAGCGAGCGGG GAAGGAAATCGGGAGGCAGCAGCGGGAACAGCACCGGCAGTGAagtctcctcttcatcctcatctTCCAACAGCAAGTGGAAGTCTACCTTCTCCCCCATCTCAGACACCAAGCAGCCCCCAGGCGAGCTGAGGCAGGAGGGCTCCCCCTTCGGTATGGGGAGAGAGCCACCGGGCTTAGGCACCGACTCAGACTCTGATCACAAACCGCAGCAGAGGGGGGGTGAGTCCTCAGCATCTTCGTACATTCCCCCTAGCCCCTTCCTCAGCCAGGAGGCTGGTGGCCGGCCGGGGGCAGGCCCCCAGGGAGGAAGCAGCTCTGAGAGGCAGGCTATGCCCAAACAGAAGCCCAGGGGGGAGTGGGAGCTGAAGACATCCAGCAGCCTAGGAAACAGCCAAAACCTCTTCATCTCTGCGGCGGCCAGCGGGGGTATCCTGAGCAGGAAGGTGGGGGGAAGCCCAGTAGCTGTGTCCTCAGCCTCAGGGGCTTCTGTGGGACAGTACCTGGGGGCCCAGTTTCCCCTCGGGGGGGCCTCTGTCCTTCAGTCCCTATTTGGGGCCCAGACGCCCAGCACCTCGGTGAGCGGGGCCTCTCGCCTGGTCAACGGACACTCTTCCCTGGGGAGCTTCTCCAGCGCTGGGCTGGCAGGTGGAGCAGCTGGAG GTATCTTTCACCACGTGGTGCCCTCAGTGTCGTCCCATCAGTTTGGGGCTGTGCTGCCAGCCACAGGAGGCCTCAGCTCTCTGCTCAGTCTCTCCTCCCAGCAGCATCACCACATTGCCCCTCACTCATGCTCCTCCTTCCTGGCCTCTGTGTCCTCCACCATCCCCCTGCCCCTCTCACAGGCCCAGCACAGCCGCACCCAGACAGTACTGCACACTCCTCTGCCCCCCATGCGCTCCCTTCCACCTCCCCCGCCTCTACTTAATGTCTCCTACTCTTCCTCTGTCCCCTTTTCCTCTGAGCCCACTTCCCTCCAGCATCAGAGGGCACAGTcctcctcaatctctctctctggttcctctGCTGCTGCTTCTTCCccccttcctccttcctctcGTAACTTCACAGTACACCACCCCCCTCACCTGCTCCCTCCAACCCCGGCCAGTATATCAGGGGGTGGGGGCATCATGTGGAGGACTCTGGGCTTGCCTGCTTCCTACATGTCGTCCTCTCAGCACACCGGTTCCCGGCCTAGATAG
- the LOC120052441 gene encoding histone-lysine N-methyltransferase, H3 lysine-79 specific-like isoform X2, translated as MTLLLYGTRLKLENYFHSLKNPKLREEQEAARRRQEKNSKSNSATPTKAKEHKDSCEEVERPGLLAVVKAPPKPRRAKLLNKGRKLSARKRGRPKKAAVAAAERKSKSSQSALDLLHAKTLSAAPPQDAYRSPQSPFYQLPPKVQHYASGQLLLGPSPPGLQQLLDNIKVQYLQFMAYMKTPQYRNNLQQVLEQEKLKHRGLSGQAEHLQTACQTHKEKIKGLFHHKLDELGVKALTMEDLLEAQKEISAHNRQLKEQTKHLERDMAELRDHSLLLLKSRCEELKLDWSSLCLESLLKEKQALRRQISEKQRHCLELQIIIVELEKSQRQQELLQLKSYSPCEGSLYHKGLPGLEALPRPPLDHHTPKLSLAAAGLNSLSPELSINSIASPCFHRDGGGIKGELLSRYLPISPDHEIVPPTPDARHRQLGHPLPDYTRYSPAKIALRRHLNQDSSMAHFRGLGFTGLRDMVAVTSPLGAKLSCLSPNSSDSPQNNTPRSAERGGQGDTITSLPISIPLSTVHPSKLPVSIPLASVVLPSRAERLRSTPSPLSQTGQTNGYSSSSGLMNGGSHSEDQDSAALSPPPHGAPLTGPTQGHSPPLSTGGVLQYADGPPRILPEDWAERHGESDSEPQDSESRRRVFFSSSSSSSSSSSSGGAATRLHLGSARQGKHHHGNHNTNNHHHSPGSQHTHSHGHGLQEGRKRGRRKRSSTGAQLASGSPKRRSFPALSSTSQPSGSPLNINSMVNNINQPLEIAAISSPEQSGCSPCGPDMDQPPVLKRERPLEINGSGHYSSAPSSDDDSGYPADSSSSRIERKIATISLESRDGAGRPGNSERGRKSGGSSGNSTGSEVSSSSSSSNSKWKSTFSPISDTKQPPGELRQEGSPFGMGREPPGLGTDSDSDHKPQQRGGESSASSYIPPSPFLSQEAGGRPGAGPQGGSSSERQAMPKQKPRGEWELKTSSSLGNSQNLFISAAASGGILSRKVGGSPVAVSSASGASVGQYLGAQFPLGGASVLQSLFGAQTPSTSVSGASRLVNGHSSLGSFSSAGLAGGAAGGIFHHVVPSVSSHQFGAVLPATGGLSSLLSLSSQQHHHIAPHSCSSFLASVSSTIPLPLSQAQHSRTQTVLHTPLPPMRSLPPPPPLLNVSYSSSVPFSSEPTSLQHQRAQSSSISLSGSSAAASSPLPPSSRNFTVHHPPHLLPPTPASISGGGGIMWRTLGLPASYMSSSQHTGSRPR; from the exons atgactcTTTTGCTctacgggactcgtctgaag CTTGAAAACTATTTTCATAGTCTCAAAAATCCTAAACTCAGG GAGGAGCAAGAAGCAGCTAGGCGTCGTCAAGAAAAGAATAGTAAAAGCAACAGCGCCACGCCAACCAAGGCAAAGGAGCACAAG GATTCCTGTGAGGAGGTTGAGCGACCAGGCCTGTTGGCAGTCGTGAAGGCGCCACCCAAACCGCGGCGCGCCAAACTCCTCAACAAGGGCCGCAAGCTGAGTGCTCGGAAGCGCGGGCGTCCCAAGAAGGCTGCTGTGGCCGCAGCTGAGCGAAAGAGCAAGAGCAGCCAGAGTGCCCTGGATCTGCTGCATGCCAAGACCCTCTCAGCAGCACCCCCTCAGG ATGCATACAGGTCACCTCAAAGTCCCTTCTACCAGCTACCTCCCAAAGTTCAGCACTATGCGTCTGGCCAACTTCTGCTGGGCCCCAGTCCTCCTGGTCTACAACAGCTTCTAG ACAACATTAAagtccagtacctccagttcATGGCCTACATGAAGACACCTCAGTACCGCAACAACCTGCAGCAAGTCCTGGAGCAGGAAAAG ctcAAACACAGAGGGCTTTCTGGGCAGGCGGAGCATCTGCAGACTGCTTGTCAGACCCACAAAGAGAAAATCAAAGGGCTCTTCCACCACAAACTGGATGAG CTGGGAGTGAAGGCCCTCACCATGGAGGACCTATTGGAGGCCCAGAAGGAGATCTCGGCCCACAACCGTCAACTGAAGGAGCAGACCAAGCATCTGGAGAGGGACATGGCCGAGCTGAGGGATCACAGCCTGCTCCTG TTGAAGTCTCGGTGTGAGGAGCTGAAGCTGGACTGGAGCTCTCTGTGTCTTGAGAGCCTGCTGAAGGAGAAGCAGGCCCTGCGTAGACAGATCTCAGAGAAACAGCGCCACTGCCTCGAGCTGCAG ATCATCATCGTGGAACTGGAGAAGAGTCAGAGGCAACAGGAGCTGCTCCAGCTCAAGTCCTACAGTCCCTGTGAGGGCTCCCTCTACCACAAGGGCCTCCCCGGCCTGGAGGCCCTCCCTCGTCCTCCCCTGGACCACCACACCCCCAAACTCAGCCTGGCTGCGGCCGGCCTCAACAGTCTTAGCCCCGAGCTGTCCATCAACAGCATCGCCTCGCCCTGCTTCCACAGGGATGGTGGGGGGATCAAGGGAGAGCTGCTCTCCCGCTACCTGCCCATCTCGCCCGACCACGAGATTGTACCCCCCACCCCGGATGCCCGGCACAGGCAGCTGGGTCACCCCCTCCCCGACTACACCCGCTACTCCCCAGCTAAGATCGCCCTGCGCAGACACCTGAACCAGGACTCTAGTATGGCACACTTCAGAGGCCTGGGCTTCACTGGTCTCAG GGATATGGTTGCTGTCACCTCTCCATTAGGAGCTAAACTGAGCTGCCTCTCTCCCAACTCATCAGACAGTCCGCAGAACAACACACCCAGGAGTGCTGAGAGG GGGGGCCAGGGTGACACCATCACCAGCCTGCCCATCAGTATCCCCCTCAGCACGGTGCACCCCAGCAAGCTCCCTGTTAGCATCCCCCTGGCCAGTGTGGTGCTGCCCAGCCGAGCTGAGAGACTG AGGAGCACACCGAGTCCTTTGTCCCAGACGGGCCAGACCAACG GCTACTCCTCTAGCTCAGGGCTGATGAACGGAGGCTCTCACTCTGAGGACCAGGACAGTGctgccctctcccctccccctcacgGTGCCCCTCTAACGGGACCAACACAAGGCCACAGCCCCCCTCTCAGCACCGGGGGGGTCCTCCAGTACGCTGACGGCCCCCCCAGAATCCTCCCTGAGGACTGGGCCGAGCGGCACGGCGAGTCTGACTCTGAGCCCCAGGACAGCGAGTCCAGACGCCGCGTGTTCTTCTCTtcgtcctcctcgtcctcctcttcatcctcttcaGGGGGTGCAGCGACTCGCCTACACCTCGGCTCGGCCAGGCAGGGCAAGCATCACCACGGCAACCACAACACCAATAACCACCACCACTCGCCGGGCTCCCAGCACACACACTCCCACGGCCATGGATTACAAGAGGGGCGCAAGCGTGGGAGGAGAAAGCGCAGCTCCACGGGGGCTCAACTTGCCAGCGGCTCCCCAAAGAGGAGGTCCTTTCCTGCGCTCAGCTCCACCAGCCAACCCTCAGGATCCCCACTCAACATCAACTCCATG GTGAACAACATAAACCAGCCTCTGGAGATCGCTGCCATTTCTTCCCCGGAGCAGTCTGGTTGTAGCCCCTGTGGGCCAGACATGGACCAGCCCCCCGTACTGAAGAGAGAACGCCCTCTGGAGATCAACGGCTCAGGACACTACTCCTCTGCACCCAGCTCCGACGACGACTCTGGCTACCCTGCTGACAGCTCCAGCTCAAG AATTGAAAGGAAGATTGCCACTATTTCCTTGGAGAGCAGAGATGGAGCAGGCAGACCAGGGAACAGCGAGCGGG GAAGGAAATCGGGAGGCAGCAGCGGGAACAGCACCGGCAGTGAagtctcctcttcatcctcatctTCCAACAGCAAGTGGAAGTCTACCTTCTCCCCCATCTCAGACACCAAGCAGCCCCCAGGCGAGCTGAGGCAGGAGGGCTCCCCCTTCGGTATGGGGAGAGAGCCACCGGGCTTAGGCACCGACTCAGACTCTGATCACAAACCGCAGCAGAGGGGGGGTGAGTCCTCAGCATCTTCGTACATTCCCCCTAGCCCCTTCCTCAGCCAGGAGGCTGGTGGCCGGCCGGGGGCAGGCCCCCAGGGAGGAAGCAGCTCTGAGAGGCAGGCTATGCCCAAACAGAAGCCCAGGGGGGAGTGGGAGCTGAAGACATCCAGCAGCCTAGGAAACAGCCAAAACCTCTTCATCTCTGCGGCGGCCAGCGGGGGTATCCTGAGCAGGAAGGTGGGGGGAAGCCCAGTAGCTGTGTCCTCAGCCTCAGGGGCTTCTGTGGGACAGTACCTGGGGGCCCAGTTTCCCCTCGGGGGGGCCTCTGTCCTTCAGTCCCTATTTGGGGCCCAGACGCCCAGCACCTCGGTGAGCGGGGCCTCTCGCCTGGTCAACGGACACTCTTCCCTGGGGAGCTTCTCCAGCGCTGGGCTGGCAGGTGGAGCAGCTGGAG GTATCTTTCACCACGTGGTGCCCTCAGTGTCGTCCCATCAGTTTGGGGCTGTGCTGCCAGCCACAGGAGGCCTCAGCTCTCTGCTCAGTCTCTCCTCCCAGCAGCATCACCACATTGCCCCTCACTCATGCTCCTCCTTCCTGGCCTCTGTGTCCTCCACCATCCCCCTGCCCCTCTCACAGGCCCAGCACAGCCGCACCCAGACAGTACTGCACACTCCTCTGCCCCCCATGCGCTCCCTTCCACCTCCCCCGCCTCTACTTAATGTCTCCTACTCTTCCTCTGTCCCCTTTTCCTCTGAGCCCACTTCCCTCCAGCATCAGAGGGCACAGTcctcctcaatctctctctctggttcctctGCTGCTGCTTCTTCCccccttcctccttcctctcGTAACTTCACAGTACACCACCCCCCTCACCTGCTCCCTCCAACCCCGGCCAGTATATCAGGGGGTGGGGGCATCATGTGGAGGACTCTGGGCTTGCCTGCTTCCTACATGTCGTCCTCTCAGCACACCGGTTCCCGGCCTAGATAG